One window of Corynebacterium doosanense CAU 212 = DSM 45436 genomic DNA carries:
- a CDS encoding transglycosylase domain-containing protein — protein sequence MNDRQPLLKALAATVAAGLLIALAMAPVAGFAGVAATRTNATMQTNLEDMATERMPGVTTVNDATGQPMAFLYSQRRYPVAPEQISQPMKDAIVSIEDRRFYEHEGVDIQGTARALVTNLVAGGVEQGASTINQQYVKNYLLHVAATSPEEQAAATEQSVPRKLREMRMATQLDDDLSKEEILSRYLNVVPFGNHAYGIEAAAQTYFGIPAAQLNVAQSAMLAGMVQSSEYLNPYTNYEGVVERRNTVLQSMADFGALDQPTADALAAEPLGVLEEPATLSNGCIAADDRGFFCDYVINYLEAKGVPEDQLINGSLTINTTLDPQSQDAAHNAVTAMVDPQQPGVAEVLNVVEPGQESHNILAMTSSRNYGLDLEQGETYLPQPTSMVGNGAGSVFKIFTAAAALEQGAGLDEVMAVPTRYEAQGLGAGGAANCPANTYCVENAGKYQPQMSLEQALAYSPNTTFVMLIERVGVDAVVDMSVKLGLRSYAEPQSYDEDYSVADYFKEANLGSYTLGPTAVNPLELSNVGATLGSSGMWCEPNPVVSVTNRDGAEIALERPACEQVVEPELANALADALTADVEFGTARDAAAATGFGGVASTKTGTTESNQSSAFLGFNNAFAAAPYIFNDGTTTTPLCTGPVRQCQGGNLFGGLEPARSYFLAAQGSPFAAQGGLPTGGTGNYGQGTSNALFGDLRGTSESVARQRLQARGYTVVGTLTVPGSGLPAGTLVGVSQVGGGRDVELLLSDGVGFVPAPAPSASAAPVAPAAPGAPAPAPAPVPPPPANLDQLAEDLDSAFQDLANQFGF from the coding sequence GTGAATGATCGACAACCCCTCCTGAAAGCGCTCGCCGCCACCGTGGCTGCCGGCCTGCTCATCGCCCTGGCCATGGCCCCGGTCGCCGGATTCGCGGGGGTTGCCGCCACGAGGACGAACGCGACCATGCAGACGAACCTCGAGGACATGGCCACCGAGCGCATGCCGGGTGTGACCACGGTCAATGACGCCACCGGGCAGCCGATGGCGTTTCTGTACTCGCAGCGCCGTTACCCGGTCGCCCCGGAGCAGATCTCGCAGCCGATGAAGGACGCGATCGTCTCCATCGAGGACCGTCGTTTCTACGAGCATGAGGGCGTGGACATCCAGGGCACGGCGCGCGCGCTGGTGACCAACCTCGTCGCCGGCGGGGTGGAGCAGGGAGCCTCGACGATCAATCAGCAGTATGTGAAGAACTACCTCCTGCACGTGGCCGCCACGTCGCCGGAGGAGCAGGCCGCGGCGACGGAACAGTCGGTCCCCCGCAAGCTCCGCGAGATGCGGATGGCCACCCAGCTCGACGACGATCTCTCGAAAGAGGAGATCCTCTCGCGCTACCTCAACGTCGTCCCGTTCGGCAATCACGCCTACGGCATCGAGGCCGCGGCCCAGACCTACTTCGGCATCCCCGCCGCGCAGCTCAATGTGGCTCAGTCCGCCATGCTCGCGGGCATGGTGCAGTCCTCGGAGTACCTGAACCCCTACACCAACTACGAGGGGGTGGTGGAGCGCCGCAACACGGTGCTGCAGTCCATGGCCGACTTCGGCGCCCTGGATCAACCCACCGCCGATGCCCTGGCCGCCGAACCGCTGGGCGTGCTGGAGGAGCCGGCCACCCTGAGCAACGGGTGCATCGCCGCCGACGACCGGGGTTTCTTCTGTGACTACGTGATCAACTACCTCGAGGCCAAGGGCGTCCCCGAGGACCAGCTCATCAACGGTTCCCTCACCATCAACACCACCCTCGACCCGCAGTCGCAGGACGCGGCGCACAACGCCGTGACCGCCATGGTCGATCCCCAGCAGCCGGGGGTCGCCGAGGTGCTCAACGTCGTCGAGCCCGGCCAGGAGTCCCACAACATCCTCGCCATGACGTCGTCACGCAACTACGGCCTCGACCTGGAACAGGGGGAGACCTACCTCCCCCAGCCCACGTCGATGGTCGGCAACGGTGCCGGTTCGGTGTTCAAGATTTTCACCGCGGCAGCGGCTCTCGAGCAGGGTGCCGGACTAGACGAGGTCATGGCCGTGCCCACCCGCTACGAGGCCCAAGGTCTCGGTGCCGGTGGCGCGGCGAACTGCCCGGCCAACACCTACTGTGTGGAGAACGCCGGCAAGTACCAGCCCCAGATGTCGCTCGAGCAGGCCCTAGCCTACTCCCCCAACACCACGTTTGTCATGCTCATCGAGCGGGTCGGGGTGGACGCGGTCGTCGACATGTCCGTGAAGCTGGGGCTACGCTCCTACGCCGAGCCGCAGTCCTACGACGAGGACTACTCGGTCGCGGACTACTTCAAGGAGGCCAACCTCGGTTCCTACACGCTGGGCCCCACGGCGGTGAACCCGCTCGAGCTGTCCAACGTGGGTGCCACCCTCGGCTCCTCGGGCATGTGGTGCGAGCCCAACCCGGTGGTGTCGGTGACCAACCGCGACGGCGCGGAGATCGCTCTGGAGCGCCCGGCCTGCGAGCAGGTCGTTGAGCCGGAGCTGGCCAACGCGCTGGCGGACGCGCTCACCGCCGACGTGGAGTTCGGCACCGCCCGCGACGCGGCCGCGGCCACCGGTTTCGGCGGGGTCGCCTCCACCAAGACGGGTACCACCGAATCCAACCAGTCCTCGGCGTTCCTGGGCTTCAACAACGCGTTCGCGGCCGCGCCCTACATCTTCAACGACGGCACCACCACCACCCCGTTGTGCACCGGCCCGGTCCGTCAGTGCCAGGGCGGCAACCTCTTCGGTGGCCTCGAACCCGCCCGCTCCTACTTCCTCGCCGCCCAGGGATCCCCGTTCGCGGCGCAGGGAGGTCTGCCCACCGGGGGTACCGGAAACTACGGTCAGGGCACGTCGAACGCACTCTTCGGAGACCTGCGGGGCACGAGCGAGTCGGTGGCCCGGCAGCGACTCCAGGCCCGGGGCTACACGGTGGTGGGCACCCTGACCGTGCCCGGCAGCGGACTGCCGGCGGGGACGCTGGTGGGCGTGAGCCAGGTCGGCGGCGGCCGCGACGTCGAGCTGCTGCTGTCCGACGGCGTCGGCTTCGTCCCCGCTCCCGCTCCGTCCGCGTCCGCCGCTCCGGTTGCACCGGCCGCACCCGGCGCGCCGGCTCCGGCACCCGCCCCGGTGCCGCCGCCCCCGGCCAACCTGGATCAGCTGGCGGAGGACCTCGACTCGGCCTTCCAGGACCTCGCCAACCAGTTCGGCTTCTGA
- a CDS encoding DUF4177 domain-containing protein, whose product MTSWEYATVPLLSHATTQILNTWGEDGWELVSVTPGPNPENSIAYMKRQVQ is encoded by the coding sequence ATGACTTCTTGGGAATATGCCACCGTGCCCCTGCTCAGCCACGCAACCACCCAGATCCTCAACACCTGGGGAGAGGACGGATGGGAGCTCGTGTCCGTCACGCCGGGCCCGAACCCGGAGAACTCCATCGCCTACATGAAGCGACAGGTGCAGTAG
- a CDS encoding WhiB family transcriptional regulator, whose product MRAYWVTRAHCRAGDPDLLFVRGAEQRGVAASVCGRCPVADQCLADALDNRIEFGVWGGFTERQRRALLRAHPDVTSWAQFFADGGEIAGLGELSPR is encoded by the coding sequence ATGCGTGCGTACTGGGTCACCCGAGCCCACTGCCGGGCGGGAGATCCCGATCTCCTGTTCGTGCGTGGCGCCGAACAGCGCGGCGTAGCGGCCTCGGTGTGTGGTCGATGCCCGGTCGCCGACCAGTGCCTCGCCGACGCGCTGGACAACCGCATTGAATTCGGTGTCTGGGGTGGCTTCACCGAACGTCAGCGCCGCGCGCTGCTGCGTGCACACCCCGACGTGACCAGCTGGGCACAGTTCTTCGCTGACGGCGGGGAGATCGCCGGGTTGGGAGAACTTTCCCCGCGGTAG
- a CDS encoding metallophosphoesterase has translation MNISRVVLRPLLTGSALAAAAAGAFLAWGNTELRRFELKKVTLPILEPGTLQGAEAFRILHISDLHMIPGQKTKIAWVSALDALTPDLVVNTGDNLSDAAAVPDTIAALEPLLDRPGMFVFGTNDYWAPQLPNPLNYLVGKRRTPSYVDLPWRDMRAAFIERGWQDATHARLEFKVGQLRLAAAGVDDPHHDLDRYAEIAGPPNEDADLSLALLHAPEPRVLEKFAADGYQLSLSGHTHGGQFCLPGSRAIVTNCGIDRERVQGLHDFAGMAMHVTNGLGTSKFVPFRFFCRPSATLISVAERPR, from the coding sequence GTGAACATCTCGCGCGTCGTCCTCCGTCCGCTCCTGACCGGCAGCGCCCTCGCCGCGGCCGCTGCCGGCGCGTTTCTCGCCTGGGGCAACACGGAGCTTCGGCGATTCGAGCTAAAGAAGGTCACGCTTCCGATCCTCGAACCCGGAACCCTGCAGGGCGCCGAGGCTTTCCGGATCCTGCACATCTCCGACCTCCACATGATCCCGGGTCAGAAGACCAAGATCGCCTGGGTGTCCGCGCTGGATGCGCTGACCCCGGATCTGGTGGTCAACACCGGCGACAACCTGTCCGACGCCGCCGCGGTGCCGGACACCATCGCCGCCCTCGAACCACTGCTGGATCGCCCCGGAATGTTTGTCTTCGGCACCAACGACTACTGGGCGCCGCAGCTTCCGAATCCGCTGAACTACCTCGTCGGCAAGCGTCGCACCCCGTCCTACGTGGACCTTCCCTGGCGCGACATGCGTGCGGCCTTCATCGAGCGCGGCTGGCAGGACGCGACGCACGCCCGCCTGGAGTTCAAGGTGGGGCAGCTGCGTCTCGCGGCGGCAGGGGTGGACGACCCGCACCACGACCTCGACCGCTACGCGGAGATCGCCGGCCCGCCCAACGAGGACGCGGACCTTTCCCTGGCGTTGCTCCACGCGCCGGAGCCGCGGGTCCTGGAGAAGTTCGCCGCGGACGGCTACCAGCTCTCCCTGTCGGGTCATACCCACGGCGGGCAGTTCTGTCTGCCGGGGTCGAGAGCGATCGTCACCAACTGCGGCATCGACCGCGAGCGGGTCCAGGGGCTGCATGACTTCGCCGGCATGGCCATGCACGTCACCAACGGCCTGGGGACCTCGAAGTTTGTGCCGTTCCGCTTCTTCTGCCGCCCCTCGGCGACGCTGATCAGCGTGGCGGAGCGCCCCCGCTAG